A portion of the Nitrospinaceae bacterium genome contains these proteins:
- a CDS encoding tyrosine-type recombinase/integrase produces the protein FPIKRSWDREDGFITPKSRNARREIPLFPDFALALKEWYLACEDKSPKARIFPLQLDGFRRLWGQMVKLAQAENERRGHKRPFPDITPKGMRHTFATIHANRFGRTKDGPAPKTLQAWMGHSNFSVTMDVYAHCVREDWIVLPKPFGSRISEKLAVNE, from the coding sequence TTTTCCCCATAAAGCGCAGTTGGGATCGGGAGGACGGATTTATTACTCCGAAGTCTCGAAACGCCCGAAGGGAGATCCCCTTATTCCCGGATTTTGCCCTTGCCTTGAAAGAGTGGTATCTGGCTTGCGAGGACAAAAGCCCAAAAGCTCGGATATTCCCGTTACAGTTAGACGGTTTCAGACGACTGTGGGGCCAGATGGTGAAACTTGCGCAAGCCGAGAATGAGAGAAGAGGCCATAAGCGGCCCTTCCCGGATATCACCCCCAAGGGAATGCGGCACACTTTCGCAACGATTCACGCCAACCGCTTCGGGCGTACCAAGGACGGCCCAGCACCCAAGACCCTTCAGGCCTGGATGGGACACTCGAATTTCAGTGTCACGATGGACGTGTACGCTCACTGCGTCCGGGAGGACTGGATAGTACTGCCGAAGCCTTTTGGTAGCCGCATCAGCGAAAAACTAGCAGTGAATGAATAA